In one window of Cupriavidus necator N-1 DNA:
- a CDS encoding cupredoxin domain-containing protein — MRMSSMVGRRTALAWMLGLGAAVLAGTGRGDAAAPRVIRVHARKFVFTPNHIPLRAGESVVFELTAQDVIMGFSVPDFGVRADVPPGATVRLPATARGSGNYGFLCDIFCGSGHETMNGVIEVM; from the coding sequence ATGAGAATGTCATCGATGGTCGGGCGGCGCACGGCGCTGGCCTGGATGCTTGGCCTCGGGGCGGCGGTGCTGGCCGGCACCGGCCGGGGCGATGCGGCGGCGCCGCGCGTCATTCGCGTCCACGCGCGCAAGTTCGTCTTTACCCCGAATCACATCCCGCTGCGTGCCGGCGAGTCGGTCGTATTCGAACTGACGGCACAGGACGTGATCATGGGCTTCAGCGTGCCGGATTTCGGTGTGCGTGCCGACGTGCCGCCAGGCGCGACCGTGCGTTTGCCTGCAACGGCGCGCGGCAGCGGCAACTACGGCTTCCTGTGCGACATCTTCTGCGGATCGGGGCACGAGACCATGAACGGCGTGATCGAGGTCATGTAG